One window of the Herbiconiux sp. L3-i23 genome contains the following:
- a CDS encoding thiamine-phosphate kinase: MIEASDTLGRQGEAAALRRIIRRLPAAADAELGPGDDSAIVAAPDGRFVVSTDLLVHGPDFRLAWSMPYDLGWKAAASNLADIAAMGARPTALVVALAAPLETPVTDLEAIADGLRDGCDALAPGTGVVGGDLSASDTLTIAVTVFGDLEGRRPVLRSGARPGDVVALRGDLGLAGAGIRLLFRDAVDAEERPDRGRFTDLESTHPELVRAQLRPSPPIAAGVTAGLAGATAMLDVSDGLLIDAARIAAASGAGIDFESAALAPFASRIVALAPDLADEAPDLVLSGGEDHPLLAAFSAEDVPEGFVVLGRVVEGDTVTIDGRDPSLARGGWDPFGDWNGAVG; the protein is encoded by the coding sequence GTGATCGAAGCATCGGACACCCTGGGCCGACAGGGCGAGGCGGCCGCGCTGCGGCGCATCATCCGCCGGCTTCCCGCCGCTGCCGACGCCGAGCTGGGGCCGGGCGACGACAGCGCCATCGTCGCCGCACCCGACGGCCGCTTCGTCGTCTCGACCGACCTGCTCGTGCACGGGCCCGACTTCCGACTGGCCTGGTCGATGCCGTACGACCTCGGCTGGAAGGCGGCCGCCAGCAACCTCGCGGACATCGCCGCGATGGGTGCGCGGCCGACCGCGCTGGTAGTCGCACTGGCCGCCCCGCTCGAGACGCCCGTCACCGATCTGGAGGCCATCGCCGATGGCCTCCGCGACGGCTGCGACGCTCTCGCGCCGGGCACGGGAGTGGTCGGCGGCGACCTGTCCGCGAGCGACACCCTGACCATCGCCGTGACCGTCTTCGGCGACCTGGAGGGGCGCCGTCCGGTGCTGCGCTCGGGCGCACGGCCGGGAGACGTCGTCGCCCTGCGCGGCGACCTCGGTCTCGCCGGGGCCGGGATCCGGCTGCTGTTCCGCGACGCCGTCGACGCCGAAGAGCGGCCCGACCGCGGCCGCTTCACCGACCTCGAGTCGACGCACCCCGAGCTCGTCCGCGCACAGCTGCGCCCGTCCCCGCCGATCGCCGCGGGAGTCACCGCGGGACTCGCGGGGGCGACCGCGATGCTCGATGTGTCCGACGGCCTGCTGATCGACGCGGCGCGCATCGCCGCGGCCAGCGGGGCGGGCATCGACTTCGAGTCCGCCGCGCTCGCCCCGTTCGCGAGCCGGATCGTGGCGCTCGCGCCGGACCTCGCCGACGAGGCGCCCGACCTCGTACTGTCCGGCGGAGAGGACCACCCTCTGCTCGCCGCCTTCTCTGCGGAGGACGTGCCGGAGGGGTTCGTCGTTCTCGGACGCGTGGTCGAGGGCGACACGGTGACGATCGACGGACGCGATCCGTCGCTCGCGCGCGGCGGCTGGGATCCGTTCGGCGATTGGAACGGCGCCGTCGGCTGA
- a CDS encoding ATP-dependent DNA helicase RecG, protein MAVAPLERKLADLLGGRTASVLEKAFGMVTAGDLLTHYPRRYAKRGELTSLAELPEGENVTIVAEVRRATERKMQSRRGSVLEVVISDGNGMLTLTFFNQAWREKDLRPGVRGIFAGKVGRYRGLAQLAHPDYELFPDDAAPLAGGIAKEWTDAPVPIYPATSTMPSWKIQQAVELVLDAVGRVDDPVPDDVRRERGLVSYAAALNGIHHPAKDVDWKRARDALRFQEAFVLQTALLEQRMAARSVPTTSRRAIGGADRERFDDALPFDLTLDQQRVGEEIARDLEAEFPMNRLVQGEVGSGKTLVALRAMLQVSDAGGQAALLAPTEVLAAQHLRSIVRSLGPDLAAKLMPTLITGQMSTAERKKALLRVVTGQARIVVGTHALMGDKVTFFDLGLVVVDEQHRFGVEQREALRAKGSTPPHVLVLTATPIPRTVAMTVFGDLDVSVIRELPVGRAGIESFVVALADHPGWINRAWQRAAEEIEKGRQVFVVCPAIDDVSVEADTDLVDDEPADGDARPAPRASVEATMKLLPQVEALKGRRIAALHGRMSADEKDDIMRAFAAGSIDMLVSTTVIEVGVDVPNASMMIVLDADRFGVSQLHQLRGRVGRGGLPGLCLLVTTSPAESVARERVDVVASTTDGFDLAQADLELRREGDVLGTSQSGGRSSLRLLRVVADAELIGEAREAASSLLDSDPILASHPALRGAIERRLDDQSREFLAKN, encoded by the coding sequence GTGGCCGTCGCACCTCTCGAGCGCAAGCTCGCCGATCTCCTCGGCGGGCGCACGGCGAGCGTCCTGGAGAAGGCGTTCGGCATGGTCACCGCCGGCGACCTGCTCACCCACTACCCGCGCCGCTACGCCAAGCGGGGCGAGCTGACCTCGCTCGCCGAGCTGCCCGAGGGTGAGAACGTCACCATCGTCGCCGAGGTGCGTCGCGCCACCGAGCGCAAGATGCAGTCGCGCCGCGGCTCGGTGCTCGAGGTCGTCATCTCCGACGGCAACGGCATGCTCACCCTCACCTTCTTCAACCAGGCGTGGCGCGAGAAGGACCTCCGACCGGGTGTGCGGGGCATCTTCGCCGGCAAGGTCGGCCGCTACCGCGGTCTCGCGCAGCTGGCGCACCCCGACTACGAGCTCTTCCCCGACGATGCGGCGCCCCTCGCGGGCGGCATCGCGAAGGAGTGGACCGACGCACCGGTGCCGATCTACCCGGCGACGAGCACGATGCCGAGCTGGAAGATCCAACAGGCGGTCGAGCTGGTGCTCGACGCCGTCGGCAGGGTCGACGATCCGGTGCCCGACGACGTGCGTCGTGAGCGCGGCCTCGTCTCTTATGCGGCAGCACTGAACGGCATCCACCATCCGGCGAAAGACGTCGACTGGAAGCGGGCGCGCGACGCGTTGCGCTTCCAGGAGGCCTTCGTGCTGCAGACGGCCCTGCTCGAACAGCGCATGGCGGCCCGCTCCGTGCCCACCACCTCGCGCCGCGCGATCGGGGGCGCCGACCGGGAGCGCTTCGACGACGCACTGCCGTTCGACCTGACGCTTGACCAGCAGCGTGTCGGCGAGGAGATCGCCCGCGACCTCGAAGCCGAGTTCCCGATGAATCGCCTGGTGCAGGGCGAGGTCGGATCGGGCAAGACCCTGGTGGCGCTTCGGGCGATGCTGCAGGTCTCCGACGCGGGCGGGCAGGCCGCGCTGCTCGCCCCCACCGAGGTGCTCGCCGCGCAGCACCTGCGTTCGATCGTCCGCTCCCTCGGGCCCGACCTCGCCGCAAAACTCATGCCGACCCTCATCACCGGGCAGATGTCGACCGCCGAGCGCAAGAAGGCGCTGCTGCGGGTCGTGACCGGGCAGGCGCGCATCGTCGTCGGCACCCACGCGCTGATGGGCGACAAGGTCACCTTCTTCGACCTCGGCCTCGTCGTCGTCGATGAGCAGCACCGCTTCGGCGTCGAGCAGCGCGAGGCGCTGCGGGCGAAGGGCAGCACCCCGCCGCACGTGCTGGTGCTCACGGCGACGCCCATCCCGCGGACCGTCGCGATGACGGTGTTCGGCGACCTCGACGTGTCGGTCATCCGCGAGTTGCCGGTCGGCCGCGCGGGTATCGAGAGCTTCGTCGTCGCGCTCGCCGATCATCCCGGCTGGATCAACCGGGCGTGGCAGCGCGCCGCGGAGGAGATCGAGAAGGGGCGTCAGGTGTTCGTCGTCTGCCCCGCCATCGACGACGTCTCGGTCGAGGCCGACACCGACCTCGTCGACGACGAGCCCGCCGACGGCGACGCGAGACCCGCTCCGCGCGCGTCGGTCGAGGCGACCATGAAGCTGCTCCCGCAGGTCGAGGCCCTGAAGGGGCGACGGATCGCCGCACTGCACGGGCGCATGTCGGCGGACGAGAAGGACGACATCATGCGCGCCTTCGCCGCCGGTTCGATCGACATGCTCGTCTCGACGACCGTCATCGAGGTGGGGGTCGACGTGCCCAACGCGTCGATGATGATCGTGCTCGACGCCGACCGCTTCGGCGTCTCGCAGCTGCATCAGTTGCGAGGCCGCGTCGGCCGCGGCGGGCTGCCGGGGCTCTGTCTGCTGGTGACCACCTCGCCTGCCGAGAGCGTCGCGCGCGAGCGGGTCGACGTGGTGGCCTCGACCACCGACGGTTTCGACCTCGCGCAGGCCGACCTCGAGCTGCGCCGCGAGGGGGACGTGCTGGGCACCTCGCAGTCGGGCGGTCGGTCGTCTCTGCGTCTGCTGCGGGTCGTCGCCGACGCGGAACTGATCGGCGAGGCGAGGGAGGCCGCGTCGTCGCTGCTCGACTCCGATCCGATCCTCGCGAGCCATCCGGCGCTGCGCGGCGCCATCGAACGACGTCTCGACGATCAGTCGCGCGAGTTCCTCGCGAAGAACTAG
- a CDS encoding RsmD family RNA methyltransferase: MTRIISGFAGSLALRVPRSGTRPTSDRTREGIFSALVARDAIDEARVLDLYAGSGALGLEAVSRGATSAVLVDRSHDAATVCRRNAQIVLKAAPAPSALSIEVAARPVLGFLEHASAEWDLVFIDPPYEVDEAEIAAVLTHLGPRLAPDSTVVLERSTRSPAPAWPDGYHPQRSREYGETAVYFATTD, from the coding sequence ATGACCCGCATCATCTCCGGCTTCGCAGGCTCGCTCGCGCTGCGCGTCCCCCGCTCCGGCACGAGGCCCACCAGCGACCGGACCCGCGAGGGCATCTTCTCCGCGCTCGTCGCACGGGACGCGATCGACGAGGCGCGGGTGCTCGACCTGTACGCCGGATCCGGGGCGCTCGGTCTCGAGGCCGTCAGCCGCGGGGCGACCTCGGCCGTGCTCGTCGACCGATCGCACGACGCGGCAACGGTGTGCCGGCGCAACGCGCAGATCGTCCTGAAAGCTGCCCCCGCGCCGTCCGCACTGTCCATCGAGGTGGCCGCGCGTCCTGTGCTCGGCTTCCTCGAACACGCGAGCGCCGAATGGGATCTGGTCTTCATCGACCCGCCCTACGAGGTCGACGAGGCGGAGATCGCGGCCGTGCTCACCCACCTCGGGCCCCGCCTCGCCCCCGACTCGACGGTCGTACTCGAGCGCAGCACGCGCTCTCCTGCGCCGGCCTGGCCCGACGGCTACCACCCGCAGCGCTCCCGCGAGTACGGCGAGACGGCCGTGTACTTCGCGACGACCGACTGA
- a CDS encoding acyl-CoA dehydrogenase family protein produces MATVDRAQKPSFTKSLFHGQVASELVMPFPLQHGEDKAKTERLAAAAREYLTTSYDPARAEEERWVGDDTIRDLGELGLLGLFVDEKYGGQGLSQSGYCRVMEEFGRVDGTLSVVMGVHQSIGTKPLFLYGTDEQKERWLPDLAAGRKLAAFVLTEPNVGSDAYNLETRAERQSDGSWILNGEKRWIGNGDRDVLTVFARSELGHVALIVEGGSEGLETGPRFDTLGLRANRLQRVRFNNVRVPAENLLGEPGDGFRIAMNTLNNGRMSMGTSITGGMKRFQQLAIEHTSTRRQFDRELIDFEMVEDKIAWIQTQIYGLESMSYLTTGLVDRGDADFALESAMTKVTASDVGWYALNRAFQLHGGTAYMNDHPLAKALRDFRIFPIFEGANDVMRAFTALNGLKALSERLPDVKSISVSDPAKAIGVLAPYVRERVSQRLRPEKLEGAHESLSRQVGTIGEQAARLRGAAEGALRKYGSKVQEKQLVQKRLADAAAGIYAQVATVSRCSAVIERDGQLASEAERTVAINFCKSQARAVNRSFRALEVNDDKYTHQIGRAARSGYPFAL; encoded by the coding sequence ATGGCCACAGTCGACCGTGCGCAGAAGCCGTCATTCACCAAATCGCTCTTCCACGGGCAGGTGGCGAGTGAACTCGTCATGCCCTTCCCGCTCCAGCACGGCGAGGACAAGGCGAAGACGGAACGCCTGGCCGCCGCCGCGCGCGAGTACCTGACCACCTCGTACGACCCCGCGAGGGCCGAGGAGGAGCGCTGGGTGGGCGACGACACCATCCGCGATCTCGGGGAGCTCGGGCTGCTCGGCCTCTTCGTCGACGAGAAGTACGGCGGCCAGGGCCTCAGCCAGTCGGGATACTGCCGCGTCATGGAGGAGTTCGGTCGCGTCGACGGCACCCTCTCGGTCGTGATGGGTGTGCACCAGTCGATCGGCACGAAGCCGTTGTTCCTCTACGGCACCGACGAGCAGAAGGAGCGGTGGCTGCCCGACCTCGCCGCCGGCCGCAAGCTCGCCGCGTTCGTGCTCACCGAGCCGAACGTCGGATCCGACGCCTACAACCTCGAGACCCGCGCCGAGCGGCAGAGCGACGGCAGCTGGATCCTGAACGGCGAGAAGCGGTGGATCGGCAACGGCGACCGCGACGTGCTCACCGTCTTCGCCCGCAGCGAGCTCGGCCATGTCGCCCTCATCGTCGAAGGCGGATCGGAGGGGCTCGAGACCGGACCCCGTTTCGACACGCTCGGCCTGCGCGCCAACCGGCTGCAGCGCGTCCGATTCAACAACGTGCGGGTGCCCGCGGAGAACCTCCTCGGCGAGCCCGGCGACGGTTTCCGCATCGCGATGAACACCCTCAACAACGGGCGCATGTCGATGGGGACGTCGATCACCGGCGGCATGAAGCGCTTCCAGCAGCTCGCGATCGAGCACACCAGCACGCGTCGCCAGTTCGACCGGGAGCTGATCGACTTCGAGATGGTCGAAGACAAGATCGCGTGGATCCAGACGCAGATCTACGGCCTCGAATCGATGAGCTACCTCACCACAGGACTCGTCGATCGGGGCGACGCCGACTTCGCGCTGGAATCGGCGATGACGAAGGTGACCGCGAGCGACGTCGGATGGTACGCCCTCAACCGTGCTTTCCAGCTGCACGGCGGAACCGCGTACATGAACGACCATCCGCTCGCGAAGGCGCTGCGCGACTTCCGCATCTTTCCGATCTTCGAGGGCGCGAACGACGTGATGCGGGCGTTCACCGCGTTGAACGGCCTGAAGGCGCTGTCGGAGCGCCTGCCCGATGTGAAGAGCATCAGCGTCAGCGACCCCGCGAAGGCGATCGGCGTGCTCGCGCCGTACGTGCGCGAGCGGGTGAGCCAGCGTCTGCGACCGGAGAAGCTCGAGGGTGCGCACGAGTCGCTGAGCCGTCAGGTCGGCACCATCGGGGAGCAGGCGGCGCGTCTGCGCGGCGCCGCGGAAGGGGCGCTTCGCAAGTACGGGTCGAAGGTGCAGGAGAAGCAGCTCGTGCAGAAGCGGCTCGCCGACGCGGCGGCCGGAATCTACGCGCAGGTGGCGACGGTGTCCCGCTGCTCGGCAGTCATCGAGCGCGATGGGCAACTCGCCAGCGAGGCGGAGCGCACGGTCGCGATCAACTTCTGCAAGAGCCAGGCCCGCGCCGTGAACCGGTCGTTCCGGGCACTGGAGGTCAACGACGACAAGTACACCCACCAGATCGGCCGCGCGGCCCGCTCCGGCTACCCCTTCGCCCTCTAG